The following DNA comes from Peromyscus leucopus breed LL Stock chromosome 2, UCI_PerLeu_2.1, whole genome shotgun sequence.
AAGACACTCTCTCTGTTAGATCTGGATTTCACAAAATGGTACACAAGAACACTCTGGGGAGTGTGACGTGTTCTTGCTGCAGGGCAGTATCTGTCACAAAAAGAAGACTGCTCTGCATTGTGCATGAACACACTTTATTCATTCTGATAGTTCCTGGAATACATCATTTTGTATTTGCTTCTCTTTGCTCATCTTTTGCTATTGTCCTTCTAATTGATGTGATGTTGCCAGGTAACCTCATGAGATATGGTATAAACAGACATCCAAGGAGAGTATCATGTGTTGCTAACTGTATTCCACATGAAACAGAGCAGCTCAACATTCTATTTATAGAGCACTAATGGAGCATACCTCCATAGGCATGGTGCCTGGAGGCTGCAGTGTGAAGTGCCTTTGCAATTGACCTAGGGGTTTGTTCTGGGTagtgtacttttatttttgtatataaacAACTCCATATGTTTTGCAAAGCTGAGTTAGGACTGTCActttatttatattctctctcacTCCTCCCTCTATTTGGAATCAAAATCAGGGTCTCCTGAATCCTAAGTAAGCACTCTATCACAGTACAACACTGAAGTTTGAttattaaactttattattactagtattgttgttgttgctgttattgttataaggtacaagaagaaaagaactcCTGAGAGGCCTGAACAAGATGAATGGAGTCTTTATTTACTGACAGTGGGGCTGTTCCAGGCAGATAAGCAGGAAGCAGCCCCAACCTCCAGTTGGTTTGAGTTTTTAAGAGCAAAAACTGCAATTGTTATGTACACAGAAAGCAAATGTTTACAGAAGTGGAGAGATAACAGTTAAAGGATCAGGCAGTTAACCTTTAGCTCAAGGTCACACTGTATAGGAATTTAGAACTGGTTCCAGAGACCAGTTCTACCCAAGATTGTTTTAGACTTGGAGTATTTTTAGGAATACTTTCATGAGATGGCATAGCTGCAGCTCAGTAGCCTGCTACAGCTATTATCCTCTGTGATGAAATAATAGGCATGCCTTTCTTGGTCTATTAAATAATTCAAATACATAATTTTTCTATAGCTCAATATTTAATATTACTAAAGCAAATTACATTGCAACTTAATCTCTTTGCCAAAACAGAATAAGACTAGGTACTTTCTTGTCACCGTATGTAATGCCTAACCAATGCCATTTAAAGAAGGAAGCTgttattttgactcatggtttcaaAGAGTTTTAGCCATCAAGATCAGGATGGCATGGTGGTAGAAGTGGTTCAGTCAGTTACTAGTGGTGGGAGGACAAGGTGGCTTCTTACATcacagcaggcaggaagcagagaacagtacCAGAAGCAGGCTAATAACATGGTGTCACTCAAAGACCCATTTCTGCCATCCAGAATCCTTATCTCAAAATATTATCACCAACTAATGGCCAAGAATTCAAACCcaggagcctatggggaacaCTTGGCCTTCAGTCTATATCACCTTCCACAGTAGAGTAAGGCTCCTTAAGGCATGTTGCTAGAGAAAGGAGGGGTTTTAGTGAGGTTCTCTGCCATGTACACATTTGAGCTGTGAATGTGTACACTGCTAATGGAATGGCATATGTGTGCTAGTAACTTGGCAATCCTTTCCTTCTCACCTCCCCCATGGTTGTTCAAATTTTCAAGAAAGGAAGTTTATAGTTGTATGGTAAAAGCTTATTATCCTTTCTATGGCCAATGTAAGCACTAGAATCCTTGACCAAGCTTTGTATCATTTTTATAAGAATCAAATTAAAAGGTGTATAgaaatttaaatctttatttcttatcaaattttttctttgtttctttttatgacttTTCCATAAAGGCAATATTTTCTAAACTTAGCAAGTTAAGTGGCTAGCAATTAAGTGAGGTTGTGGTTCCCACGTTAACTCACCTTCAACGAATCTATGTCTTTGGCCATAGCTAAAACCTACCTGGAAAGGAGATTTCTGGGAATACCCCTTGTGCACTAGTTATGGCCCAGAATTGCAGAACAACTGTGAGGTTGACCACCCACCACACATAATGCAAACTGAGCACACCCAGAAATATTGTCCATCAAATATTTGCTATGCAAGCTGAATGTACCCAGGTGTGCTCTTGCCACCATTTTCCCTCTTGAATTATAACCTtcaactgagcatgctcagtagcACCCACCTAACTGAGTATGCTTGGATATGCTTGTCCCTGACGTACTTTCCCATAGGTATATGTACAGGCTTTCCAGATAAATTCCCTATACTCTCCTGTCCAGTGAAGACATGGTCTTTCATCATTTCTCAAGCTCTTTTTACCTGCTACAGGTAATTTTTCTCCACTTTCTAAAAGGCCATACTAGTTTTGACTTCCTATTCATGGGATGCAAGCCCATTATGTGGGTTAAgactcctggttttgttttttgtggtgttgcttggttggtttttgttttgctttctttttttggaaaCATAATATACACTCGTCACACAGAATGtttcagcttttattttaaactgaaatCTGCAGTTGATTAGCAAATTTCTGCATTTCTTGAGAAAGCATAAAACCCACATTTTACAATTACACTAAattgaataaaaccaaatttacacTTTTAAATGTTAGAAGGGTAAAGACAAACAGCATAGTTTACACAAAGACTGTAAGAATTAAcatgaaattataaattttactCCTGTTTGGCTTGTTTGCTTATTTCCTCTATGTATTATCTAAGACATAGAAGGTAGCTATAAGACATACTGTCTAGACTCCCAAATCTCACAAAAATAGTGGTGGCCTTAGAGGTGATAATCAGGGACTTAGAAAGCCAGAGTGACATTGATACTGAGTCCTCTTCCTGAAAACTAGGTTTTCAGTGTCTGTACCTGGCTGTGAGGGACAAAATAATATCCATACCTGTGTTTTTCCAGCAGCATCCAGAGACTACAGGACAGACACAGATCCATCTCCGGTAGGGGTGATACAATAGACAGAAAACTTCGTGGACCTCCCTCTGATCTGTGTTGTTGCTGCATTTATGAAGACCAAATTTCCAGCTAAAGTGACAGTGCTTGGCATCTGAGGTCAAACTTCCACAATGTCATTTACCATCATCCTGGACAATCTAAAGGTCACTAAGTTATAAAACACTAGTTTTGAAAAATTACAGAGCACTCAAACAAGAATtcagttttaaagaaatatctgTAGAATGCTACTCAGAAATTTGAATACTATTTGAACACATTCCAGACACCTCTGAAGGCTCAGCAGAGACCGATTCTGAGTCCATGATAGCCATGGTTCAAAGGCATGACTGTTGGAAAGCTTTATTTTGAACAATTTACTGTTATTTGCACTCAAGACACACAGCCTTAGATTCACTTTCTCAACTAATACTtgaaaattatcttcattttccCACAACCCTAAGAACTAAAGAACCAATTCTCATTCACCAAAATCAGAGAGGAGCTTGGGCTCCCTCCTTCTGCATACTTTTGAAGGGTATTTTGAATGTAAATTACTGAGAAAGTGGCTTGAATGCCAAACTAGGTAAACAAAATCTGCTGGCAATACTCGTGTTACACATAAAAGAGAACTTTCCCAtagaaaacaaactttaaaatcaTTCATTCCTTCCTGTCATTCATCCTAAACACACCGTTTAAGACAGTGCTGTGAGTGATGGGTCTGGTTGTCCCAGGCCTTGTGTCTGAGGTGTACTGCAGAGGACTGGTCGGACTCCTCCTCCAAGTTTGTCTTtcacagatagagaaaaaagATATAAAAGCAGGTACCAGCTGATCCCCGTGGGAAATCAGAAACAGATGTTCCTAGGGCTTCCAGAGGCAAGCCCGGAGAACTGAACAAAGCTTAGGACTTCCCTGTGGTTAGAGTGTAAGCAAGGGTCTAGCCAAGAAAAAGCTTGGGGTGTGAGGCAGGTCCCACTTGGGGCTGTCACTGAAGGGAGgtcctggaagaacagtcaggaaGTGAAACCAAGGATGGAACAagttgcattttttgtttttacagtccCCTAAGTAGCCTATGAGATTAAGACACATGTATTATTTATAGTGTTCTTTCTCCTCATAAACTACACACAAACAATTACAATGGTCCAAGTCGTATGAGACCGGTGAAGTCCATGAGGGATGCTTTGGAGTACTTTACAGAAACCACAAAGGACCAATATGTTATTAAGAGCTGTTGGCTGGTGCACCCCACTACAGAAGCAGCTCTCAGAAACTCGCTGGATACCTGGCTCCTCAAGAGGGCGCTGGAACCTGGCTCTGGTGATTTCTCTGAACTCTTGGCCCTTGCAGCCTCTGTGATCGTCTTTAGGGTGAAACCAGagttggaaagaagaaagattgtCGGGGAAACTGGATAGGTGATTATCTTTATTCTTGTCAGTCATAGCCAGGCTCCAGCCTCCTTCACCACCCCCACGCCCACCCTCAACATCTCCAGTGAGGCATGGCCTTAACCCTGTTACCAGGCAGTTAGAATGCACCTATGAAGGGTCAGGACAGGCTGTTTACCGGCGTGACCAAAAGCACTGGCATCTGTTGTGGAAGGCAAAGAAGCAAAATACACAGCAAGCGCTGAGTCGCTGGAGGGGGGCGCCTAAGACATCGGGAAAATTAGACTCACGTTTCAACAACACTGCTTAAGTCACTCACCCTAAGTTCAGGGATCAAGCTCTGCCCTTTGCTGTAAGGAGAAAGCAGTGCTGTGTCCTTACCCAACCTATCCTCTACCTCACCTCGGGGCTGAGCAAATCCGGAATCACACAGTTCTGAGTAGAGTCTGCGGTTCTGCATGCCAGGAAGGGGCCTCAGGACAGGATGTCGGGGCTGCTGCTTGGGAACTGCACTCACGGGGTTCCCCTGAACCCAGATGGCACTGCAGCCTAGGGTCCAGAGGGCATCAGGCGGCACGGCACGACACCAGCTGCCGAAGGCTCCTGCGGAAGCTGTCATCCAAGAAGGCATAGAGGAAGGGGTTGAGGCAGCTGTTggcatagctcaggctggtgaTGAAGTAAGAGATGCCAATGACCAGCGGAGTTTGCGGCAGGTCGGTGGTGAGCGCCACTATGGTACTCAGGTGGTAAGGCGTCCAGCAGATGAGGCACACAGCCAGGATCGCCGCCACCAACAAGGTCACACGCTTCTTGGCTCGGTCCAGGGCTTTGGCATGGCTGTCTAGCTGGATGGCACGCAGCCTGCACAGCAGGGTGGTATAGAGGGCGCAGATGGTGGAGACCGGGATGGCGAAGCCCAGGACCAGTGTATACAGGCGGCTGGCACGCCACCAGAAGGCTTCTGGCTGCGGGAAGACCAGCACGCACTGGCGTCGGCCTTGCTCCTCGTCCAGCCGGGCGAACACCGCGAAGGGCAGCACGACCAGAGTCACTAGCGCCCACACCGCCAGGCTGACAGCGCGCGCAGCACCGTAAGTGCGCCCCGACACCCGGCGCGACTCCGCTGTGGCCAGCACCACCAGGTAGCGGTCCGCGCTCATTACGGTGAGGAAGTAGAGGCTAGAGAATGTGTTGTACTGGTCGACGGCTACGATGAGCTTGCACATGACCTCCCCGAAGGGCCAGCGCCTCAGCAGGAAGTCGGCGATGTTGATGGGCAGCACGAGGGTGAAGAGCTCGTCGGCGATAGCCAGGTTGAGGATGAACACGTTGGTGACAGTCTTCATGCGCGGCGCGCGCAGCAGCACGTACAACACCGCTGAGTTGCCCGCCAGTCCCACCGCGCAGATTACCGCGTAGACGACAGGTACTGCTACGGCCAGTGGCTGCGGCAGCGGCAGAGGCGCGGGGCTCGACCCGTTGGGACAGCCCAGAGTCAAGCCGCCACAGGACACATTGTCCCCGCCAGGCTCGGAGAGCGACAAGTTGTACATCTTGGCCACTGCTGGAGAGCCGGCGGCCACCCCAATTCACTCAGCAGCCCCGCGGGACCCGAGTCTGTAAGTCTGCGTTGACAGGGATCTGCACCCGGGCACTGCCAAAGTCTCTGAACCTTTCTCTGGCTGTGCGTGCACCGGAGGGGCGTTCCCGCAAGCTACTCAGCCACTGTTGCCGGGAGTCCCAGGCTGGAAGCAGAattaaaaacacaggttagattcttggaggtgtggctttaggGAGACGTGAGGTCCAGTGTTGGAGGTGGCTGCAGGTTCCCAAGCTCTTCCCTCCACCTGTGGAAATCTGATTCCAGCCCACTGAATACATCAAAGTACCCCGCAGAAGCCTCTAACTCCTAAGAACCTGTACATTTACCCTACGCCCCGTTTTAGAGCACCAGAACACACTCAGGTCACCCCACAGAATTCTACAGAGGCACGTTTCTGCTAGATAATAGGACTGCCAGCAGCAATCTTTATCTTACCTGGCTGGTCCCAGAAAAGATCTGTGTTTCCTGGGAAGGTCAGGGCAGAATACCACCGCCTGCTGGAGGATGCTGCAGCCTTGGTGcctgccagcctggtctgcctcccagagtctgcCCAGAGGCTGTGTCTCCCAGGAAGCTGAAGGGCAGGCAGCACACAGCCACAGTAACGCGTCTCTGTCAACAGTCCACTCCACTCCTAGAAAAATCCTCTGATCTGACAGAAAACAGCGTCCCCAAAAGGCTTCTTTGTTGCCTTCCTGGAATTTTAACACAATTCATTGGGAATCATGAAAAGCTCTCCTGTCAGGAATTGAACCTAAGAACAACAAAGTTCAAATGTTaatgttctatttttaaagaacaattggAGAAAAGATTCCCATATCAggttttttctattttattattttaaaattttaaatttgaatgtattgtgatcatattcttccccttccccaagtcTTCCatatcttcttcctctccctacccacccaactttaagttccttctcaaaacaaacaaacaaaaacccaatacaacaaTCCCCCcaacccaagaaaacaaaacaaaacaacattcgaaaagaaagaaaaatctgtaaccaaataaaagcacacaaaaaaagcTGTGAAGTCCATTGTTTGTTGGTCAGCTACTCCTGAATATGAGGCCTGCCTTGGAGTGGATGATagacccagtgtcactccactgaaaaaaaactaatttttgctCTCCCAGCAAGTATAAATATACACTTTACTCTAGTGTCTAGGTTTTCATTCACTAGtcaaaatatataacaatataaaatataagaaaaaacaaaaactttcttaTCAAATTTAGACAGAACAAACCAATAGAAGGAAAGGAACCCAAGAGAAGggccaagaatcagagacctactcgTTCACACATTTAGGAAtatcataaaaacactaaattgtcAGCCAAAATATATATGCTgaggatctggtgcagacctgtgcaggccctgtgcatgctgcttcagttttTGTGAGTTCATGTTGatgtagagggccttgttttcttggtgtccatcatcccctctggctcttacactctttcaacCTCATCTTCTGGGTGTTTTCCTGAATGGAGGAGACACCAAATTTagaccctctctctgtctctctgtctctctgtctttctcttgctctctcactctcgCTCTCTCTCCATACTGTCTAGCTATGGGTTTCTATACTTTTTCCCATctgatgcaggaggaagcttctttgctGATGGCTGAATACAGCAGTGACCTATGAGcacagcagaacatcattaggagtcattttatcactacatttttttaaagagaaatattatTTCGTTTTACCCAAGGTCTCTGGATTATCTAGTCTctggtatgttccttgtatccttaATCTCCTGAGaattttttatcatgaagggctattgggttttgtcaaaagccttttctgcatctaatgaaatgattatgtggttttgtttttcagtttgtttatatgatggattatatttatggatttacatatattgaatcatccctgcatttCTGCAATGAAGCCTACTgaatcatggtagatgatctttatGATGTGTTCTTAACACAGTCTGTAatgattttattgagtatttttgcatcaatgttcatcgGGGAATtgatttgtaattctctttctttgttgagtctttgtgtgattTAGGTATTGGTaactgtggtctcataaaatgaattggacaatcttccctctgtttctcttttgtggaATAGTTTGGAGTATTGACAGTAATTCTTCTTTGGAAGTCtcatagaattctgtgctaaaaccaacAGCCCCTGGGCTTTTTATGGTTAGGAGACTTCTAAtgtctgcttctatttcactaggggttataaatctatttaaattgcttatctgatcttgatttaactttggtaggtggtaTGTATCAAGaatattatccatttcttttagattttccaatttgatggagtgcatatttttaaagtatgttcctCTGATTCCCTGGATTccccagtgtctgttgttatgtcccccctcttcatttcttttagcTAATTTAAATAAGGGcttgtcaatcttattgatttttccaAAGAactaactttttgttttattgattctttattttgttactttgtttttatttaactgatttcagccctcagattgattatttcttgctgtctacttttaagtatgatttcttctttttgttctggagctttctGGTTTGCTGTCAAATTGCTAGTATGATTTCTCTCCAACTTTTTTTTACAGAGGCACTTAGTGTTATATACTTGCCTCTTCGAATATTCTTTATTGTGTCCTATATGTTTGCATATGTTATGTATTCATTTCCATTCAATCCTAAATAGGccttaattttttcttaatttctatcttgGTCCATTATTCTTTGAGTGGAGAGTCGTtccatttccatgagtttgtaacctttctgttttctcttatgTTGATATTTAGCTTTAATCTGTGATGGTCACATAGAATTCATGatgctgttttgattttcttgATGTTAAGATGTGTTTTTTCAATGCAGTAgaatgatggatcctgttttatatctattttcttggtctgttttgttttattgaagaaTTGAGACCATGAGGTAGCATTGGCCAATGATTGTTGGttgctgttattttattgttgtgtgcttcccttcttttaATTTGCTTGCATAggatcatttgtttgtgttttcttggatatAGTTAATATCTTTAtattggaattttccttctagcaccttctgtaagACTGTATTTGTAGATAgacattgtttaaatttgatttttatcatggaatgaCTTATTTTTTCCATCTACGGTGACTACTATACTGCATAGAGTAGTTTGGGGAGACATTtttggtctcttagagtctgcagcacatccatccttgccttttttttttttttttttttgcatctagagtcttcattgagaaatcaAGTTTAATTCTAATATGctactttgtctttttcccttacagcttgtaatattttctttgttctatatgttgaGTGCTTTGATTATTATCTATCAGGGAGAATTCCTTTTCTGGTGCAGTCTATTTGTTGTTCTATAAGtttcttgtactttgataggAATCTCAATCTTTATGCTAAGGAgattattttctatgattttattgaaaatattttctgtgcctttgacctgggtgttttctccttcctctattcctattattctttgatttggtcttttcatagtgtcccagatttcctttcCAGACTTCCTCAGATGTTTGGGGTCAAGAGTTTCTTATAATTAACATTCTTTTTGATTGATCTACCTATTttatctattgtgtcttcaatgcctaagattctttcttccatcccttATATTCTGCTGGTGAGGCTTATTTCTTttgttcctgtttgagttcctaaatttttcatttccagatttacctgagtttgagttttctttattgattgcaTTTCTACTTAGatggtttattcattttcttccactgtttgtttgtgttttcatcaatttctttaagaaatttattcatctcctctttaaagacctctaccATCTTCTTACAGGTGGTTTTAAGGTCTTACGCTTCAGCTATATTGGAATATTCAGCCTGCTGTGGTAGAGTTGCTGGGCTGTAGTGGAGACATATTATCCTGGCTGCTATTGATTGTGTTTTCACAGTGTTATCTACATGTCTTGGaatgggaagattgtaattctatgTGCTGATATTTGCCCTTGTCTTTATTGGAtagatgttttgttccttggtttttgtttcctttcaggCTCTTAGAAGAGTGTGGTGAACTGTGCATTGTCTGGTAGGAAAATATTCTGGAGTCCTGATAGCTGTGGGCACTGGGGGTTGtgtgtaaaatgtgtttctgggtatttgAACCTGAGACTTAGAAATGGGGATGGGCTGGGCCTTGGGATGGAAGGGCTTCATAAGAGGGAGGAAAGCAAGGTGTTTCACCAGAATCTGCTTTTTTAATCTTCTTGGTGGCAAGATTGAGGAGAGACCACAGCAGTTTTTAGGATGATACGGATGAAACTGGGGGATTGGACTTGAAAGAATGGAGGGTGTGGTGAAGAGCTATATATAGCTTATCTGCTTCTGTGGGCTCTCAGGGAGTACCTGCTGGGTTTGGGGTCTTGGACAAAGCAATGAGTTGGGGAAGCACGTAGGAGGGAAGATCTATAGGATCCATGGGAGATGGGAACAGCGGAGGAAAGGGAGGTTGCCACGTGTGTTCTGCTGCCTAACTGGGGATGAGACTAGAGGATTGGAGTTGGAGAAATGCAGGGAAAGGGGAAGAtttgcagttagcctacctgcttccctggtaggagtggcctgtgggttcccgTGGAGTGCCTATTGGAGTTGGGGCCTAGGATAATGCAATGAGAGGTTGAGAAGTTAAGAGGGGAACATCTGTGGAATCCGATAGAAATGGGATTGAATCTTCCACATgttttctgctacagagctggggatgagattgGAGAATTAGATCCAGAGGAGCAAAAGGAAATGTGAAGATCTGTCCCattccatgtttttaaaaaatatgccctgtggtgatatattgtgtcctccaaaatattgtgtaccttaataaagtttatctgagaatcagagggaaaagccagccactatattaaacatagaagtcaggcaatggtaacacatgtctttaacacctttaatcccatcactcaggaggcagggatccgtctggatctctgtgagttcaaggccatactgtgaacaaagccaggcatgg
Coding sequences within:
- the Npbwr1 gene encoding neuropeptides B/W receptor type 1; translation: MYNLSLSEPGGDNVSCGGLTLGCPNGSSPAPLPLPQPLAVAVPVVYAVICAVGLAGNSAVLYVLLRAPRMKTVTNVFILNLAIADELFTLVLPINIADFLLRRWPFGEVMCKLIVAVDQYNTFSSLYFLTVMSADRYLVVLATAESRRVSGRTYGAARAVSLAVWALVTLVVLPFAVFARLDEEQGRRQCVLVFPQPEAFWWRASRLYTLVLGFAIPVSTICALYTTLLCRLRAIQLDSHAKALDRAKKRVTLLVAAILAVCLICWTPYHLSTIVALTTDLPQTPLVIGISYFITSLSYANSCLNPFLYAFLDDSFRRSLRQLVSCRAA